A stretch of Telopea speciosissima isolate NSW1024214 ecotype Mountain lineage chromosome 11, Tspe_v1, whole genome shotgun sequence DNA encodes these proteins:
- the LOC122645236 gene encoding beta-glucosidase BoGH3B-like, with the protein MTTHEKIGQMAQIDISVASPDVLINHSIGSVVNGVVPVGHPVIAPNATPAMWADMIDGFQKSALSARLGIPMIYGTDAIHGHNNVLGATIFPHNIGLGAARDEDLMVKIGSATALEVQGTGMPYAFAPCIAVCRDPRWGRCYESYSEDTQIVRSMSKIILGLQGYPPQNHTLGYPFVASGGRKVLACAKHYAGDGGTQGGVDEYNTVTTYDDLYRIHMTPYIDAIAMGVSTIMASYSSWNGIKMHANSFLLTRILKQEMSFQGMVISDWEAIDRMTNPPGSHYKESLKAAINAGIDMVMIPYKYQQYLTYMTELVSSGEIPISRFDDAVRRILRVKFILGLFEQPMADRSLHSMVGHKKHRELAREAVRKSLVLLKNGKGEEKMLPLSKNAPKVLVVGSHAHNIGYQCGGWTISWKGTSGNITKGTTILEGIKRVVSKQTQVVFQEKPDKQFVNKNRDSSYAIVVVGELPYAETDGDSKDLKLVLDGEETIKTVCKEVKCLVIVVSGRPVVIEPYVDMMEALVAAWLPGSEAGKGIADVIFGDCDFQGKLPKTWFRRVDQLPMNFGDPYYDPLYPFGYGLQMGIQSHKRGSATSFSSI; encoded by the exons ATGACTACTCATGAAAAGATCGGCCAAATGGCCCAAATCGATATCTCCGTCGCTTCTCCTGATGTCCTTATTAATCATTCCATCG GGAGTGTAGTGAACGGAGTAGTGCCGGTCGGTCATCCTGTTATAGCGCCAAACGCGACCCCTGCAATGTGGGCGGACATGATCGATGGGTTCCAAAAGTCTGCGTTGTCGGCAAGGCTTGGGATTCCCATGATATATGGTACTGACGCAATCCATGGCCATAATAACGTCCTCGGTGCCACTATTTTTCCTCATAACATCGGCCTTGGAGCTGCAAG GGACGAGGATTTAATGGTGAAGATCGGAAGTGCCACTGCTTTGGAGGTTCAGGGCACCGGAATGCCGTACGCTTTTGCTCCCTGTATTGCT GTGTGTAGGGATCCGCGGTGGGGTCGATGCTACGAGAGCTACAGCGAAGATACGCAAATTGTGAGGAGCATGTCCAAGATCATACTAGGCCTACAAGGCTACCCTCCTCAAAATCATACCCTTGGTTACCCCTTCGTCGCTTCTGG GGGAAGGAAAGTGCTGGCTTGTGCAAAACACTACGCCGGCGATGGTGGGACACAAGGAGGGGTCGACGAGTACAACACGGTGACCACATATGATGACCTGTATCGCATTCACATGACCCCTTATATTGATGCAATAGCCATGGGGGTGTCAACAATCATGGCTTCTTACTCTAGCTGGAACGGGATCAAGATGCATGCCAACTCTTTCCTCCTCACTCGCATTCTCAAACAAGAGATGTCCTTCCAG GGTATGGTCATATCAGACTGGGAAGCAATTGACCGAATGACCAACCCACCCGGTTCACACTACAAAGAAAGCCTGAAGGCAGCCATCAACGCTGGAATCGACATGGTCATGATCCCTTACAAATACCAGCAATACCTCACATACATGACGGAGCTTGTGTCATCCGGCGAGATTCCTATCAGTAGGTTTGACGATGCTGTGAGGCGAATCCTTAGGGTGAAGTTCATTCTTGGGCTTTTTGAACAGCCCATGGCTGACCGGTCTCTCCATTCCATGGTTGGACACAAG AAACATAGGGAATTGGCAAGAGAAGCCGTGAGGAAGAGCTTGGTGTTGTTGAAGAATgggaagggagaggagaagatgcTTCCTTTGAGTAAGAATGCCCCCAAGGTCCTTGTGGTTGGGTCTCATGCACACAACATCGGCTACCAATGTGGAGGGTGGACTATATCATGGAAAGGCACCTCAGGCAACATCACCAAAGGAACAACCATCTTAGAAGGCATCAAGAGGGTTGTTAGCAAGCAGACCCAGGTCGTGTTCCAAGAAAAACCAGACAAGCAATTTGTTAACAAGAATCGGGATTCTTCCTATGCGATCGTGGTTGTCGGCGAGCTCCCATATGCGGAAACAGATGGTGATAGCAAAGATCTCAAGCTGGTGTTGGACGGAGAGGAGACTATCAAGACTGTGTGCAAGGAGGTGAAATGTCTGGTTATCGTTGTGTCGGGTCGACCCGTTGTGATAGAGCCTTATGTTGACATGATGGAGGCATTGGTGGCTGCTTGGCTTCCAGGGAGTGAAGCTGGAAAAGGGATTGCTGATGTTATATTTGGGGATTGTGATTTCCAGGGTAAGCTTCCAAAGACATGGTTCCGGCGGGTAGACCAGCTGCCGATGAATTTTGGGGATCCGTATTATGACCCGCTGTACCCATTTGGGTATGGGCTCCAGATGGGTATCCAATCGCACAAAAGAGGTTCTGCAACTTCTTTTTCATCTATTTGA